The Lagopus muta isolate bLagMut1 chromosome 4, bLagMut1 primary, whole genome shotgun sequence genome has a window encoding:
- the LOC125691849 gene encoding putative N-acetyltransferase 8B: MAPYRIRLYRDEDYAAVRSLFAHGIIEHAPAIYRHMLRSTRVQLGLLALFTAVRAAAGSWLLALAAVALVLAAAWPVMRSFSTSYVQEALITDLCDIDSSYMRAPDSCFWVVEADGAVVGMVAVAPPQDPAQRGEALELKRMSVSKNHRGHGISKALCGEVLRFAQARGYRAVTLYTSIVQVVAQRLYEKQGFRKVGASSPSLLASLISFQIFYYRLELPGRP, from the coding sequence ATGGCTCCGTACCGCATCCGGCTGTACCGCGACGAGGACTACGCTGCCGTGCGCTCCCTGTTTGCCCATGGCATCATCGAGCACGCCCCGGCCATCTACAGGCATATGCTGCGCTCCACGCGggtgcagctggggctgctggccctGTTCACGGCCGTGCGTGCCgcagctggcagctggctgctggcactggCAGCCGTGGCGCTGGTGCTGGCGGCCGCCTGGCCCGTGATGCGCTCCTTCAGCACGTCCTACGTGCAGGAGGCGCTGATCACTGATCTGTGCGACATCGACAGCAGCTACATGCGGGCGCCCGACTCCTGCTTCTGGGTGGTGGAGGCCGACGGGGCGGTGGTGGGAATGGTGGCTGTGGCCCCGCCACAGGACCCGGCTCAGCGCGGGGAGGCCCTGGAGCTGAAGCGGATGTCGGTCAGCAAGAATCACCGCGGCCACGGCATCTCCAAGGCGCTGTGCGGGGAGGTGCTGCGCTTCGCCCAGGCGCGGGGCTACAGAGCTGTGACGCTGTACACCTCCATAGTGCAGGTGGTGGCTCAGCGGCTGTACGAGAAGCAGGGCTTCAGGAAGGTGGGTGCCAGCAGCCCCTCGCTGCTTGCCAGCCTGATCTCCTTCCAGATCTTCTATTACCGCCTCGAGCTGCCCGGCCGCCCATAG